One region of Armigeres subalbatus isolate Guangzhou_Male chromosome 3, GZ_Asu_2, whole genome shotgun sequence genomic DNA includes:
- the LOC134226341 gene encoding spondin-1, whose product MVMVSLRVGLIVLVLGQCCWACSKVPVFNGRAVGKEKKPGDNGYRLAVRNEPSGYEPGKIYNLFLVGSRTHVKLQQFTHFMLTAQATTGTAKNARTVIAGPKRVGRFQLFSDSLTKFYDHCVNTVTQADDFPKTEIQVMWVAPASGSGCVSLSAMVFEGEDSWYSDEGSLTKVLCEIKPDPTVVKGECCACDEAKYNFVFEGIWSNETHPKDFPFAVWLTHFSDVIGASHDTNFSFWGENHIATDGFRSLAEWGSIRQLEQELRAKGPRLRTLIKAAGLWYPRVNSNTTSNFRVDRKHHKVSLASMFGPSPDWVVGVSGLDLCSEDCTWVESLDIDLYPWDAGTDSGISYMSANAETQPRERMTRITTLYPEDPRAPFYNSRSKDMIPLARVYFRREKVIHGNCDDEFLQSQVLELAENTEEASRPECETTGYSEWTPCSVTCGKGIHMRTREYLKPEQAARFQCNRQLISKEMCVADIPECPERSESEDSSEDIRKIAAAVDDNGEGIGVCQTTRWSEWSECSATCGIGVSMRTRTFINHVGRKKCPHISVVEKEKCMKPECSLLDVEVPDSMCPTTVWSDWSPCSATCGKGVRIRTRLLLVGPDLQEKCSQRLELNQQRPCSEKADCSIDLSTAREICVLPPESGPCRGKYQRFAYDGERDTCVPFFYGGCRGNRNNFLTNEDCLQTCRTTKEYSHSTVGPLRYGQDLVGGLPVDCVLSDWTEWSSCSVTCGTGRSERYRNVVVPAQNGGQPCPNRQVKRRKCSGPPC is encoded by the exons TGTTTCTGGTCGGTTCCCGGACCCACGTGAAGCTCCAGCAGTTTACGCATTTCATGCTGACGGCTCAGGCCACCACGGGAACAGCCAAAAATGCTCGCACTGTCATTGCCGGTCCCAAGCGGGTCGGTCGGTTCCAGCTGTTCAGCGATTCGCTTACCAAATTCTACGACCACTGTGTCAACACGGTAACCCAGGCGGATGACTTCCCCAAAACGGAGATTCAGGTGATGTGGGTGGCACCGGCCAGCGGATCCGGATGCGTTAGTTTGTCGGCCATGGTTTTCGAGGGGGAGGACTCGTGGTACTCGGACGAGGGCTCGCTAACGAAGGTGCTCTGCGAAATCAAACCGGACCCGACGGTGGTCAAAGGCGAATGCTGCGCGTGCGATGAAGCTAAGTATAAC TTTGTTTTCGAGGGAATCTGGTCCAACGAGACGCACCCGAAAGATTTTCCATTCGCCGTCTGGTTAACTCACTTTTCCGATGTCATTGGTGCTTCACATGATACAAATTTCTCATTTTGGGGTGAAAATCATATTGCCACCGATGGATTCCGATCACTGGCTGAGTGGGGATCAATTCGTCAACTGGAACAAGAGCTGAGAGCGAAGGGGCCACGACTGAGGACATTGATCAAAGCTGCTGGTCTGTGGTATCCGAGGGTGAATTCGAATACGACCTCAAATTTCCGGGTTGACAGAAAGCATCACAAGGTTTCTTTGGCGTCCATGTTTGGCCCGTCGCCTGATTGGGTGGTTGGAGTCAGCGGGTTGGACCTATGCAGTGAAGACTGTACTTGGGTGGAGTCGTTGGATATTGATCTGTATCCATGGGACGCTGGTACCGACAGTGGTATTAGCTATATGTCTGCGAATGCTGAAACTCAGCCAAGAGAAAGAATGACGCGTATCACAACACTATATCCAGAGGATCCCCGAGCCCCGTTCTATAATTCAAGATCGAAGGATATGATTCCATTGGCAAGGGTTTACTTCCGTCGAGAGAAGGTCATACATGGAAACTGTGACGACGAGTTTCTTCAGTCGCAAGTACTGGAACTCGCGGAGAACACCGAGGAGGCCAGCAGGCCAGAGTGTGAGACAACAGGTTACAGTGAATGGACGCCATGCTCGGTCACTTGTGGAAAAGGGATCCACATGAGGACTAGAGAGTATCTTAAACCGGAGCAGGCAGCTCGATTCCAGTGCAATAGACAACTAATTTCGAAAGAGATGTGCGTAGCGGATATTCCAGAATGTCCTGAGCGTTCCGAGTCCGAAGACAGCTCGGAGGATATTCGTAAGATTGCTGCTGCTGTGGATGATAATGGTGAAGGCATTGGCGTGTGTCAGACCACGAGGTGGAGCGAATGGTCGGAATGTTCGGCTACTTGCGGAATTGGAGTCAGTATGAGAACTCGGACCTTCATAAATCATGTGGGACGAAAGAAGTGTCCACATATCAGTGTTg TTGAAAAGGAGAAATGCATGAAACCGGAGTGCTCACTTTTGGACGTAGAAGTTCCGGATTCGATGTGCCCAACTACTGTTTGGAGTGACTGGAGTCCGTGCAGTGCGACATGTGGAAAAGGAGTCAGAATCCGTACTCGTCTCCTCTTGGTTGGTCCAGACCTGCAAGAGAAATGTTCTCAGAGGTTAGAGCTGAACCAACAAAGACCGTGTTCGGAGAAGGCCGATTGTTCAATCGATTTATCCACTGCAAGAGAAATCTGTGTTCTACCTCCGGAATCTGGACCGTGTCGGGGCAAATACCAACGATTTGCGTATGATGGCGAACGGGACACTTGTGTTCCGTTCTTCTATGGTGGCTGTCGAGGAAATCGTAACAATTTCCTAACGAATGAGGACTGCCTTCAGACATGTCGAACTACTAAAG aatacAGCCATTCAACCGTTGGACCGCTACGCTACGGACAAGATCTAGTGGGGGGACTACCGGTAGATTGCGTTCTATCCGACTGGACGGAGTGGAGCTCATGCAGTGTGACTTGCGGAACGGGTCGATCGGAGCGCTACCGTAACGTGGTGGTTCCAGCGCAAAATGGCGGTCAACCATGCCCCAATAGACAAGTGAAGCGGCGCAAATGCTCCGGGCCACCGTGTTAG
- the LOC134222871 gene encoding uncharacterized protein LOC134222871 — MRLPNSVPIYEIVANFGTGVSDPPNVVGLESTSKDSLGTSSGTTLTAFSTECSQPSKTVEKLVRTVYKLKQRDLRKSKTIKLLRQNLARIKKVTGNKDDAAVEYEVEVDNK; from the exons ATGAGGCTACCCAATTCAGTTCCGATATACGAAATCGTTGCGAATTTCGGCACCGGTGTTTCG GATCCGCCTAATGTTGTGGGCCTGGAAAGCACATCCAAAGATTCATTGGGAACTAGCTCCGGAACAACATTAACGGCGTTCTCGACGGAATGTTCTCAGCCCTCTAAAACAGTTGAAAA ACTTGTCCGAACAGTATACAAGCTCAAACAACGGGATTTGCGGAAGAGCAAGACTATCAAACTTCTCCGGCAAAACTTAGCGCGTATAAAGAAGGTGACCGGTAATAAGGATGATGCTGCTGTAGAGTACGAAGTAGAAGTAGATAATAAAtaa